The following are from one region of the Nitrospirota bacterium genome:
- the recN gene encoding DNA repair protein RecN, protein MLRCLRVKDFAIIDEASIDFTDGFTVFTGETGAGKSILIDAISLITGGRASADDVRDGKEEAVIEAVFDLDLEYVPAFKDKMDKYGISEDSDEIIIRRNISRNGKSRVFINGVLSTLLILDDISNSLVDIHGQHEHQSLLKKELHLEFLDLFGKLLVQKQAVTESYQHLFQIRNKLAKLEDDIRRKREKEDFTRFQYSEINNAGLRGGEDAELAKEKNILINSKRLSALSDDAYQLLYESDESVLSLLNRVENNINEIAGIDPSASEAKGLVSSSRINLKETAEFIRNFRERLVYDPSRLENIEERLYLIERLKKKYGTTIEAIMAFQVKLKNELDLLETFDDELDVIKHEIEQVSKDVEEKADELSALRMESKSRLESAVMKELSQLQMGGTKFVVDIKRTPLSTDGIDSVEFMIANFNEEPKPLVKVISGGELSRLMLALKSCLSSIDSVHTLLFDEVDTGIGGRTAEEVARKLKLLSKVHQVCCITHLPQIAAMADTHYSVEKVLENNRVVTRIKRLKAEERIAEIGRMLGGTGDTSIALRYAKELLGKAVNS, encoded by the coding sequence GTGCTCAGATGCCTGAGAGTTAAAGACTTTGCCATTATAGATGAGGCGAGTATTGATTTTACTGATGGATTTACCGTGTTTACAGGGGAGACCGGGGCAGGTAAATCCATCCTGATAGATGCCATTAGTCTTATAACAGGCGGCCGGGCATCTGCTGATGATGTGCGGGATGGTAAGGAAGAGGCTGTTATAGAGGCTGTTTTTGATTTGGATTTGGAATATGTCCCTGCATTCAAAGACAAGATGGACAAGTATGGGATTTCAGAAGATAGTGATGAGATTATTATCCGAAGAAATATCTCCAGAAATGGAAAGAGCAGGGTCTTCATAAATGGTGTCCTCTCAACACTTCTGATACTAGATGACATTAGCAACAGCCTTGTAGATATACACGGCCAGCACGAGCATCAGAGCCTCCTAAAAAAAGAATTACACCTTGAGTTCCTTGATCTGTTCGGAAAACTCTTAGTCCAAAAGCAGGCAGTCACAGAAAGTTATCAGCATCTGTTTCAGATAAGAAACAAACTTGCAAAACTTGAAGATGACATCAGGCGTAAAAGGGAAAAAGAGGATTTTACAAGATTTCAATATTCAGAAATAAATAATGCCGGCCTCAGGGGCGGTGAAGATGCTGAACTCGCCAAAGAAAAAAACATCCTGATAAATTCAAAGAGGCTTTCCGCCCTTAGTGATGATGCGTATCAACTGCTGTATGAGAGTGATGAGTCTGTCCTGTCATTGCTTAACAGGGTTGAAAACAATATAAATGAAATCGCAGGTATTGACCCGTCAGCATCTGAGGCAAAGGGCCTTGTAAGTTCATCAAGGATAAATCTGAAAGAGACAGCGGAGTTTATACGTAACTTCAGAGAACGCCTTGTATATGACCCTTCCAGGCTGGAAAATATTGAAGAGAGGCTCTATTTAATTGAGCGATTAAAAAAGAAATATGGTACAACAATCGAAGCAATTATGGCATTTCAGGTTAAACTTAAAAATGAATTAGACCTGCTTGAAACATTTGATGATGAACTGGATGTTATAAAACATGAGATTGAACAGGTCTCAAAGGATGTTGAAGAAAAGGCTGATGAGTTGTCAGCTTTAAGAATGGAGTCTAAATCACGGCTTGAGAGTGCTGTAATGAAGGAGCTTTCTCAATTGCAGATGGGAGGGACTAAATTTGTTGTGGATATTAAAAGAACCCCTCTTTCTACGGATGGCATTGATTCCGTTGAGTTTATGATAGCAAACTTCAATGAGGAACCCAAACCTCTTGTAAAAGTTATCTCCGGTGGTGAATTATCAAGGCTGATGCTTGCATTAAAGAGCTGTTTATCTTCAATTGACAGTGTTCATACACTCCTGTTTGATGAAGTGGATACAGGTATAGGCGGTAGAACAGCAGAAGAAGTCGCCAGAAAATTAAAGCTCCTCTCAAAAGTACATCAGGTATGCTGTATAACCCACCTTCCCCAGATAGCAGCAATGGCAGATACACATTATTCAGTTGAAAAGGTGCTGGAAAATAACAGGGTTGTTACCAGGATCAAAAGATTGAAAGCAGAAGAGAGGATTGCTGAGATAGGCAGAATGCTTGGAGGCACCGGAGATACAAGCATAGCATTGAGATATGCGAAGGAATTGCTTGGAAAGGCAGTGAATAGTTAA
- the trxA gene encoding thioredoxin yields MSNVSAVTKDSWEAEVVQNKGLVMVDFWAVWCGPCKMIAPIVDELSKEYDGRIKVVKLNTDENPEVSGRYQIMGIPTLMFFKDGKVVDKLVGALPKGQIKDKIDTLLSV; encoded by the coding sequence ATGAGTAATGTATCAGCAGTAACCAAAGATTCATGGGAGGCAGAGGTAGTACAGAACAAAGGCCTTGTAATGGTTGATTTCTGGGCAGTGTGGTGCGGCCCATGCAAAATGATTGCCCCTATAGTAGATGAATTATCAAAGGAATATGATGGACGCATTAAGGTTGTGAAACTTAACACAGATGAAAATCCTGAGGTATCGGGCCGTTATCAGATAATGGGGATTCCAACTCTTATGTTCTTCAAAGATGGAAAGGTTGTTGATAAACTTGTCGGCGCTCTTCCAAAAGGTCAGATTAAGGATAAGATAGACACCCTTCTTTCTGTATAA
- a CDS encoding S41 family peptidase — protein MYDKKRLWRRGFVVLIIFLFAGAWLIFGKGMGTPVLGGESYEDLKIFAEALSLVQKNYVEETKTKDLVYGAIKGMLAELDPHTNFMPPKVYKEMQVDTKGEFGGLGIQIGLKDKKLVVIAPIEDTPAWRAGIKAGDFISKIDSEATKDLNLNDAVEKMRGIKGTKVTLTIVREGEKDPLEFTLVRDIIKIKSIKSKMMEGNVGYIRITQFQEKTGEDLSAALEKLEKENMKSLVLDLRNNPGGLLKAAVQVSEQFLKDGQLVVSVKGRDGDKEEYLSSVKTPKADYPLVVIVNEGSASASEIVSGALQDWGRGVVLGTQTFGKGSVQTVLTLSDGSGMRLTTAKYYTPKGGSIQNTGITPDIVVKTAKAGNGSAPKHIREKDLKKHLSNETVPSEEDKQIDDTKDEDGDIPLTEEASEENDIQLQRAIDLLKGWNIFKGISPKTVSSKQ, from the coding sequence ATGTACGACAAGAAGAGGCTCTGGAGAAGGGGATTTGTAGTATTAATAATTTTTCTATTTGCCGGTGCGTGGCTTATATTTGGAAAAGGTATGGGGACGCCGGTGCTCGGGGGTGAGAGTTACGAGGACCTCAAGATATTTGCTGAGGCGCTTTCACTGGTTCAGAAAAATTATGTTGAGGAAACAAAGACCAAGGACCTTGTATATGGAGCAATTAAGGGGATGCTTGCAGAGCTTGACCCTCATACGAACTTTATGCCTCCCAAGGTTTATAAGGAGATGCAGGTAGATACGAAAGGGGAGTTCGGCGGCCTTGGTATTCAGATAGGTCTTAAAGATAAAAAACTTGTTGTTATTGCACCGATTGAAGATACCCCTGCATGGCGTGCAGGCATCAAGGCAGGAGATTTTATATCCAAGATAGACAGCGAGGCAACAAAAGACCTGAACCTCAATGATGCTGTAGAAAAGATGCGCGGCATTAAAGGCACCAAAGTAACACTTACTATAGTGCGGGAAGGGGAAAAAGACCCTCTGGAATTTACATTGGTCAGGGACATCATAAAGATAAAGAGTATTAAATCGAAGATGATGGAAGGGAATGTGGGGTATATACGTATTACCCAGTTTCAGGAAAAAACCGGTGAAGATTTATCAGCCGCTCTGGAGAAACTTGAGAAGGAAAACATGAAGTCTCTGGTACTTGATTTGAGAAATAATCCGGGGGGCTTATTAAAGGCTGCAGTTCAGGTTTCTGAACAATTCCTTAAAGATGGTCAGCTCGTAGTTTCCGTCAAAGGCAGGGATGGGGATAAAGAGGAATATCTGTCATCAGTTAAGACTCCAAAAGCGGATTATCCTTTAGTAGTCATTGTTAATGAAGGCAGTGCCAGTGCATCTGAGATTGTTTCCGGTGCGCTTCAGGACTGGGGGAGAGGGGTAGTTTTAGGTACACAGACATTCGGGAAAGGCTCTGTCCAAACCGTACTTACCCTTAGTGACGGATCCGGTATGAGACTTACCACTGCAAAATACTATACCCCAAAAGGTGGTTCCATACAGAATACCGGGATTACACCTGATATTGTAGTCAAAACTGCTAAAGCCGGGAATGGTTCTGCTCCAAAGCATATAAGGGAGAAGGACCTTAAAAAACATCTCAGCAATGAGACAGTACCATCTGAAGAAGATAAGCAGATAGATGATACAAAAGATGAAGATGGCGATATTCCTTTAACAGAAGAGGCATCAGAAGAAAATGATATTCAGTTACAAAGGGCTATTGACCTGTTGAAAGGATGGAACATATTCAAGGGAATATCTCCGAAAACAGTAAGCAGTAAGCAGTAA
- a CDS encoding peptidoglycan DD-metalloendopeptidase family protein, which produces MNLSDSIKEALNQIRSNSHSVITAVGIISIILLVFGMYLLAIYNINNLVENLKKDMQVIAYFDKALADEEINSIKNEIEGFKEVGNVTYIPKDQALEILAHDVENAREIVKELKGNPLPDSMRITLKSDARTPEGIKRLAARLKDISAVNEVEYGVEWVERLNVFISTARVIGVVSGGLMILIVLLTISNTVKFTLLVRREHFENIQYGGNADSVKKLPYVIEGGILGLIGGVCSLILLLLVYNLILYKIPPAVYVWLGGLRFSFIPFKEMLLLPATGIITGCFGSWVSIGKFTNGKITGGGFSGSRSAGGRYTGVAIFLILCLNVTDISYAKSKSGRTHEGQPEAQNIEKEIAQKRKKLEDLSKEIKEKKKASKEAAVEEKKVKQVIETKEKDLDSKKKELVKVHKTLEEKDKEIKNTQSDMSSLTSDLVKKKREMADFLIYVYKSHSVRNTGLAANIVASNDYHDFMLRSKYEDKLIGETNRIMQGLGDEVDKLHGQLSLLNRRHNTLVSEKGKLQKDKQVIEGEVKESRVKLVSIQDRKAEYEKDLQRLESASAALKGLIESYERKRSSEKVVSPGTGIGKEKGRLTWPLAGDVMSRFGKQKHPEFDAYVFKKGIEIIAGNEKNVKAVYNGIVAYADWLKGYGLMTIIDHGNSFYSIYGHASKLFVSKGSKVKEGQVIAVAGSGNSSEKDGIYFELRQNGQAVDPLPWLSISKQ; this is translated from the coding sequence GTGAATCTCTCAGACAGCATAAAAGAAGCCTTAAATCAAATCAGGTCCAACAGTCATTCTGTTATCACAGCGGTTGGGATTATTTCTATTATTCTGCTTGTTTTCGGCATGTATCTGCTCGCAATTTATAATATAAATAATTTAGTTGAAAACCTTAAAAAGGATATGCAGGTGATTGCATATTTTGATAAGGCACTTGCTGATGAAGAAATAAACAGCATAAAGAATGAAATAGAGGGATTTAAAGAGGTAGGGAATGTTACTTATATTCCAAAAGACCAGGCGCTTGAGATTCTTGCCCATGACGTAGAGAATGCAAGGGAAATTGTGAAGGAGCTGAAGGGAAATCCGCTCCCGGACTCAATGAGGATAACCCTGAAGTCTGATGCAAGAACTCCGGAAGGTATCAAGAGGCTTGCAGCAAGACTAAAAGATATAAGTGCAGTTAATGAAGTTGAATATGGAGTAGAATGGGTAGAACGGCTTAATGTTTTTATTTCTACAGCAAGGGTTATTGGTGTTGTTTCCGGCGGCCTGATGATCCTGATAGTCCTTTTAACAATCTCCAACACAGTTAAGTTCACCCTTCTGGTAAGGCGTGAGCATTTTGAAAACATTCAGTATGGAGGTAATGCCGATTCCGTAAAAAAACTGCCGTATGTGATAGAGGGAGGGATATTAGGTTTAATCGGCGGTGTTTGTTCACTAATTTTGTTGTTGCTTGTCTATAACCTTATCTTATATAAAATTCCACCTGCGGTTTATGTATGGCTCGGAGGATTGAGATTTTCCTTTATTCCTTTTAAAGAGATGTTATTGCTTCCTGCAACAGGGATAATTACAGGTTGTTTTGGGAGCTGGGTATCAATAGGGAAATTTACAAACGGAAAAATTACAGGCGGGGGATTCTCAGGCAGCAGAAGCGCAGGCGGGAGATACACGGGGGTAGCTATATTTTTAATTTTGTGCTTAAATGTTACTGATATTTCTTATGCAAAATCAAAATCCGGACGCACCCATGAAGGTCAGCCTGAAGCTCAGAATATCGAGAAAGAGATTGCACAGAAGCGGAAGAAGTTAGAGGATTTAAGTAAAGAGATTAAAGAAAAGAAAAAGGCATCCAAAGAGGCTGCTGTTGAGGAAAAAAAGGTAAAGCAGGTCATTGAGACAAAAGAGAAGGATTTAGATAGTAAAAAAAAAGAACTGGTGAAAGTTCATAAGACCCTCGAAGAGAAAGATAAAGAGATTAAAAACACCCAGAGTGATATGAGTTCATTAACCTCTGACCTTGTAAAAAAAAAGAGAGAGATGGCAGATTTTCTTATCTATGTGTATAAAAGTCATTCAGTTAGAAATACCGGCCTTGCGGCAAACATTGTTGCCTCAAATGATTACCATGACTTTATGCTCAGGTCCAAGTATGAAGATAAATTGATCGGCGAGACAAACAGGATTATGCAGGGCCTCGGAGATGAAGTTGATAAGTTACACGGTCAGTTGTCATTGTTGAACAGGAGGCACAACACGCTTGTGTCTGAAAAGGGGAAACTGCAAAAAGATAAACAGGTGATTGAGGGCGAGGTTAAGGAGAGCCGCGTAAAACTTGTCAGTATTCAGGACAGGAAGGCTGAGTATGAAAAGGACCTTCAAAGGCTTGAAAGTGCATCCGCTGCTTTAAAGGGGCTGATTGAGTCTTATGAAAGAAAACGGAGCAGTGAAAAGGTTGTCAGCCCCGGTACAGGTATTGGAAAAGAAAAGGGTAGATTGACATGGCCGCTTGCAGGTGATGTTATGTCAAGATTCGGTAAGCAGAAACACCCTGAATTTGATGCTTATGTTTTTAAAAAAGGGATTGAGATCATTGCAGGAAATGAAAAAAATGTAAAGGCTGTGTATAATGGTATCGTTGCTTATGCAGATTGGTTGAAAGGTTATGGTTTAATGACGATAATAGATCATGGGAACAGCTTTTATTCCATATACGGACATGCCTCAAAACTATTTGTTTCAAAAGGCAGTAAGGTTAAGGAAGGTCAGGTGATTGCTGTGGCAGGCAGCGGCAATTCTTCAGAGAAAGACGGTATTTATTTTGAGCTTCGTCAGAATGGGCAGGCGGTGGATCCGCTTCCATGGCTTAGTATTAGTAAGCAGTAA
- a CDS encoding YraN family protein — MTKSENRAKGRQGEQLATEHLEKHGYKIVEKNYRNCFGEIDIIAKENRTLVFIEVKMRNLSSYGHPVLSVDIRKQEKISKTAAGYIAEKKCDNIPCRFDVVSIYKGNIEIFKDAFELNENISW, encoded by the coding sequence ATGACCAAATCAGAAAACAGGGCAAAAGGGAGACAGGGGGAGCAATTAGCAACAGAGCATCTTGAAAAACATGGCTATAAGATTGTAGAGAAGAATTATAGAAATTGCTTTGGAGAGATTGACATAATTGCTAAGGAGAATAGGACACTCGTCTTTATTGAAGTGAAGATGCGTAACCTGAGTTCTTATGGTCATCCTGTTTTATCTGTAGATATACGGAAGCAAGAAAAGATAAGTAAAACAGCCGCGGGCTATATAGCAGAAAAGAAGTGTGATAATATACCATGCAGGTTTGATGTTGTATCTATTTACAAGGGGAATATTGAAATATTCAAAGATGCATTTGAACTGAATGAAAACATCTCATGGTGA
- a CDS encoding ribonuclease HII gives MTCPRKKQRHQQRNKVPPLPDLSYENELFRQGYRYIAGIDEAGRGCLAGPVVAAAVILPKDIAIKGVNDSKKLSPAKRESLYELIIRHSLCTGIGIIWNEDIDRINILNATIKAMETAVTDLKIPPDYLLIDAVSISSIKIPQLPIIKGDTLSMSIASASIIAKVTRDRLMAEQHTIYPQYNFLSHKGYGTKEHYERIREHGMSAIHRRSFLKKLYLFPPLEG, from the coding sequence ATAACGTGTCCGAGAAAAAAGCAAAGGCATCAGCAGAGGAATAAAGTGCCTCCCCTTCCTGACCTTTCTTATGAAAACGAGTTATTCAGGCAGGGCTACAGGTATATTGCAGGAATAGATGAAGCGGGCCGGGGTTGTCTTGCCGGCCCTGTAGTAGCAGCGGCTGTAATCCTTCCAAAAGATATTGCTATCAAAGGGGTTAATGATTCAAAGAAATTATCCCCTGCAAAGCGGGAATCTCTTTATGAGCTTATAATCCGACATTCGTTATGTACCGGAATCGGGATCATCTGGAATGAGGATATTGACCGGATAAATATCTTGAATGCAACCATTAAGGCCATGGAAACGGCTGTGACAGATTTGAAAATTCCCCCTGATTATCTGCTTATAGATGCAGTGTCAATATCTTCCATAAAGATACCTCAGTTACCAATAATTAAAGGGGATACCCTGAGCATGTCAATAGCCTCCGCATCCATCATTGCTAAAGTTACAAGAGATCGTTTGATGGCAGAACAACATACCATATATCCTCAATATAATTTCCTCTCTCATAAGGGCTATGGTACAAAGGAACATTATGAACGTATCAGGGAACATGGCATGTCAGCTATACATAGGAGGAGTTTCCTAAAGAAACTCTATTTATTCCCTCCCCTTGAGGGTTAG
- the rplS gene encoding 50S ribosomal protein L19 yields MNSTIERIERQQVQKTVPSFCIGDTVQVFVKVVEGDRERTQVFEGNVIARRGSNTRETVTVRKLSYGVGVERIFPVYSPTVQNIKVIRRGKVRRSKLYYIRKKKGRDVRIAEKEMFVKNNVSEKKAKASAEE; encoded by the coding sequence ATGAATAGTACGATTGAACGCATTGAGAGACAGCAGGTACAGAAGACAGTACCTTCCTTTTGTATCGGAGATACAGTACAGGTATTTGTGAAGGTTGTGGAAGGTGACAGGGAGAGGACACAGGTTTTTGAAGGGAATGTTATTGCGAGAAGAGGCAGTAATACAAGGGAAACAGTTACTGTAAGGAAACTTTCTTACGGGGTAGGAGTTGAACGCATATTTCCGGTTTATTCACCGACAGTTCAGAACATCAAGGTAATAAGAAGAGGAAAGGTACGGCGTTCAAAACTGTACTATATCAGAAAGAAAAAGGGTCGTGATGTTCGTATTGCCGAGAAAGAGATGTTTGTAAAAAATAACGTGTCCGAGAAAAAAGCAAAGGCATCAGCAGAGGAATAA
- the trmD gene encoding tRNA (guanosine(37)-N1)-methyltransferase TrmD → MRCDVLTLFPEMVTPVLDASIIKRAREKGLLDVRVINIRDFTFNKHRTADDYPYGGGAGMVLKVEPIIRAIDFIREKDADLRIILLSPQGKQYKQETAVELSTEQKKLVFLCGHYEGIDERVKTYLSPEELSIGDYVLTGGELAALVVIDSIVRLIPGVLGDSTSVQDESFNDILDYPHYTRPAEYMDMHVPSVLLSGDHGKIKSWRRKQALLNTLNKRPDLLKYKSLTVEEREILEDIKLEKSEARSKK, encoded by the coding sequence ATGAGATGCGATGTACTAACCCTGTTTCCTGAAATGGTAACGCCGGTTTTGGATGCCAGCATTATTAAAAGGGCAAGGGAAAAGGGTCTGTTGGATGTTAGAGTCATTAACATCCGTGACTTTACCTTTAATAAACACCGTACTGCTGATGATTACCCTTACGGCGGCGGCGCCGGGATGGTCTTAAAGGTAGAACCAATAATAAGGGCCATAGATTTTATAAGAGAAAAGGACGCCGACCTTCGTATTATACTCTTATCCCCTCAGGGAAAACAGTATAAACAGGAGACTGCGGTAGAGTTAAGTACAGAACAAAAAAAGCTTGTGTTTCTGTGCGGCCATTATGAGGGAATAGATGAACGTGTTAAAACATATCTGTCACCGGAAGAGTTATCAATAGGTGACTATGTTTTAACAGGTGGAGAGCTTGCGGCATTGGTTGTAATAGATTCTATTGTGAGGCTAATCCCAGGAGTTCTTGGGGATTCTACTTCCGTACAAGATGAATCTTTTAACGACATCCTTGATTATCCGCACTACACAAGGCCGGCGGAATACATGGATATGCATGTACCTTCTGTATTGTTGTCAGGTGACCATGGAAAGATAAAATCATGGAGACGGAAGCAGGCTTTACTCAATACTTTAAATAAGAGACCTGATCTGTTAAAGTATAAAAGTCTGACAGTAGAAGAGAGAGAGATTTTGGAAGATATTAAATTAGAGAAGTCAGAAGCAAGAAGTAAGAAGTAA
- the rimM gene encoding 16S rRNA processing protein RimM, with translation MRTGNPGINRPESEGFVSIGYITGTHGIKGDVKVLPLSDMPGRFDSLSRVYVFTKKGIKREYLIHGIKEVKGRIILSFLPPVSVSESEDLVGGYIKVPEDEVPELSEDTYYHFEIIGMEVFSEDGTYLGKIEDIFSTGSNDVYVVKDAEKELLIPAVHYVVKNVDVAENRMVVALIEGLL, from the coding sequence GTGCGTACTGGAAATCCTGGAATAAACCGGCCTGAGAGTGAAGGTTTTGTTTCAATTGGATATATAACCGGAACCCACGGTATTAAGGGGGATGTAAAGGTGCTCCCCCTTTCTGACATGCCGGGCCGTTTTGATTCCTTAAGCAGAGTTTATGTATTTACAAAAAAGGGAATTAAAAGGGAGTATCTTATACATGGCATTAAGGAGGTTAAGGGACGAATAATTTTGTCCTTTTTACCGCCTGTTTCTGTGTCAGAAAGTGAAGACCTTGTTGGTGGTTATATAAAGGTTCCTGAGGACGAGGTCCCTGAGCTTTCAGAAGATACCTATTATCATTTTGAAATTATCGGTATGGAGGTATTTTCAGAAGATGGGACATATCTCGGTAAGATTGAAGACATCTTTTCCACAGGAAGCAATGATGTATACGTTGTAAAAGATGCTGAGAAGGAATTACTGATACCTGCTGTGCATTATGTTGTTAAGAATGTTGATGTTGCAGAAAACCGTATGGTTGTAGCTTTAATTGAAGGACTTTTATAA
- a CDS encoding KH domain-containing protein, giving the protein MKELIEYIAKSLVDSPSDVKVAEVEGEKTTVLELRVAKEDLGKVIGKKGNTARAMRTILSAAGTKLGKRCVLEILE; this is encoded by the coding sequence ATGAAAGAACTAATTGAGTATATTGCCAAATCACTTGTTGACAGTCCATCTGATGTAAAGGTAGCAGAAGTAGAGGGAGAAAAGACAACAGTCCTTGAGCTTAGGGTAGCTAAAGAGGACCTCGGAAAGGTCATCGGTAAAAAAGGGAATACAGCAAGGGCTATGAGGACTATTCTCAGCGCTGCAGGTACAAAACTGGGTAAAAGGTGCGTACTGGAAATCCTGGAATAA
- the rpsP gene encoding 30S ribosomal protein S16 produces the protein MATTIRLTRMGRSKRPFYRLVVADSRMPRDGRFLDMLGTYDPLQSTAVIKIDEEKALYWLSKGVTLSDTVRQILTKSGVIKKFNEIKQAS, from the coding sequence GTGGCTACAACAATAAGACTTACAAGAATGGGCCGGAGTAAGAGACCATTTTACAGATTAGTGGTTGCAGACTCGCGTATGCCTAGAGACGGAAGGTTTCTTGATATGCTCGGGACTTATGACCCTCTTCAGTCTACTGCTGTAATTAAGATAGATGAAGAGAAGGCATTGTACTGGCTCTCAAAAGGCGTAACACTGTCGGATACTGTACGACAGATCCTGACCAAAAGCGGAGTTATAAAGAAGTTCAATGAGATTAAACAGGCTTCCTGA
- a CDS encoding diguanylate cyclase produces MFNINNLNLKDIFYNSSDAIFILDKEWRIVAMNHAAEEVTGWSNAEVASMRLCTEIFICFGSASNQLCDEGCPKQSVMLTKDTSESFDVKVTAKSGHSVILPGVCVLLSGNNDSNSYAAVIVKNELEKQQLEERLMSGERLDPLTQLYHRQYFDELFHIEAKRAQRHGGFVTLLMIDIERLREINQRLGTKSGDEVLKGIGKLIRKTIREVDIAGRYGDDEYIILLYGVDEIKAQGFIQRLRENLKKWNNSNKLSIEVKLNMNLVVLERDFDGLLERMKDTIDEHKGEQL; encoded by the coding sequence ATGTTTAATATTAACAACCTAAATCTAAAAGACATCTTTTATAATTCATCAGACGCCATATTTATCCTTGATAAAGAGTGGAGAATAGTAGCCATGAATCATGCTGCTGAGGAGGTTACAGGCTGGTCTAATGCTGAAGTTGCCTCAATGAGACTTTGTACAGAGATATTTATATGTTTCGGCTCGGCCAGCAATCAGTTATGCGATGAAGGTTGTCCAAAGCAGAGTGTAATGCTTACAAAAGATACATCTGAATCGTTTGATGTTAAGGTAACTGCTAAATCAGGACACTCGGTAATACTTCCCGGAGTATGTGTCTTGCTTTCCGGTAATAATGATTCCAATTCTTATGCAGCAGTCATCGTTAAAAATGAACTTGAGAAACAGCAGTTGGAAGAGAGGTTAATGTCAGGCGAGAGACTCGATCCTCTTACTCAGCTTTACCATCGTCAGTATTTTGATGAGCTTTTCCATATTGAGGCAAAAAGGGCACAGCGTCACGGTGGATTTGTCACACTCCTTATGATTGACATAGAAAGACTCAGGGAGATAAATCAGAGGCTTGGGACTAAATCCGGTGATGAGGTTTTAAAGGGCATAGGAAAGCTGATAAGGAAGACGATCAGGGAGGTTGATATTGCCGGCCGCTATGGTGATGATGAATATATAATCCTGCTGTATGGTGTAGATGAAATCAAGGCACAGGGGTTTATCCAGAGATTAAGGGAGAATCTTAAGAAGTGGAATAATTCTAATAAACTTTCAATAGAAGTGAAACTCAATATGAACCTTGTTGTGTTGGAAAGGGATTTTGACGGACTGCTTGAGAGGATGAAAGATACTATAGATGAACATAAGGGAGAACAATTATAA